Proteins encoded within one genomic window of Gambusia affinis linkage group LG23, SWU_Gaff_1.0, whole genome shotgun sequence:
- the klhl42 gene encoding kelch-like protein 42 isoform X2 produces MSADQVIAIVVDDKIYEVNKKKLIEKSDYFRALYSSGMRESTEDSVQLQGLSVPGLELVLEFINTSKVQVVNETLEDLIETASFLQVTSILKLLSSEIRPENCVELYSLSEVYGIHDLRTACLKYMSCHYHPMLRRPEFGSLPPAVRDQLREMRMKGTATLVVIGDFTCLSLDVPDQDEPWSMLRYGEMEQRWKPLVNNLPPDMINVRGYGSAVLDNYLFIAGGYRMTSQEISAVHCYNPCRNEWNQVAPLNQKRSNFKLLAVQGKLYAVGDRNTNVLRYCPTSDSWSVFQTCPVHIRKQQMLSVEDTIYLVGGYTHQLEAGRRQRRPSQTEDVLSVQSYNVSTGEWIQLKENTSKSGLNLTCTLHNDGVYIMSRDIGLPTSLDHRVFLKYNIFSDAWEAIRRFPALGQNMLLCSLYLPNTL; encoded by the exons ATGTCAGCGGACCAGGTTATAGCCATCGTGGTGGACGACAAGATCTACGAGGTGAATAAAAAGAAGCTGATCGAGAAAAGCGACTACTTCCGAGCGCTCTACAGCTCCGGGATGAGGGAGTCCACAGAGGACTCGGTCCAGCTGCAAGGGCTCAGCGTCCCGGGCCTGGAGCTGGTCCTGGAGTTTATAAACACCTCCAAAGTTCAGGTGGTCAACGAGACCCTGGAGGATCTGATCGAGACTGCCTCCTTCCTGCAGGTCACCTCCATCCTGAAGCTGCTGAGCTCGGAGATCCGGCCGGAAAACTGTGTGGAGCTGTACAGCCTGTCTGAAGTGTACGGAATCCACGATCTGAGGACCGCCTGCCTCAAGTACATGAGCTGCCACTACCACCCCATGCTGCGGCGGCCGGAGTTCGGCAGCCTGCCCCCGGCTGTGAGGGACCAGCTCCGGGAGATGCGCATGAAGGGCACCGCCACGCTGGTGGTCATCGGAGACTTCACCTGTCTGTCCTTGGATGTGCCGGATCAGGACGAGCCCTGGTCCATGCTCAGGTACGGGGAGATGGAGCAGCGCTGGAAGCCGCTGGTCAACAACCTGCCGCCAGACATGATCAACGTCAGAGGCTACGGCTCCGCAGTCCTGGATAACTACCTGTTCATTGCGGGAGGCTACCGGATGACGAGCCAGGAGATTTCTGCGGTGCATTGCTACAACCCCTGCAGGAACGAGTGGAACCAGGTGGCTCCTCTCAACCAGAAGAG GTCCAACTTCAAGCTGCTGGCTGTCCAGGGGAAGCTGTACGCTGTGGGAG acagaaacacCAATGTGCTTCGCTACTGCCCCACCTCCGACTCCTGGTCGGTGTTCCAGACGTGTCCGGTTCACATCCGTAAGCAGCAGATGCTCTCGGTGGAGGACACCATCTACCTGGTGGGCGGCTACACCCACCAACTGGAGGCGGGGCGGCGGCAGCGGCGGCCCAGCCAGACGGAGGACGTCCTGTCGGTTCAGTCATACAACGTGTCGACAGGGGAGTGGATCCAGCTGAAGGAGAACACGTCCAAGTCGGGTTTGAACCTCACCTGCACGCTGCACAATGATGGCGTCTACATCATGAGCCGCGACATTGGGCTGCCCACCAGCCTGGACCACCGCGTCTTCCTCAAATACAACATATTCTCTGACGCCTGGGAGGCCATCAGGCGCTTCCCGGCTCTGGGTCAGAACATGCTGCTGTGTTCGCTTTACCTCCCCAACACGCTATGA
- the klhl42 gene encoding kelch-like protein 42 isoform X1, whose translation MSADQVIAIVVDDKIYEVNKKKLIEKSDYFRALYSSGMRESTEDSVQLQGLSVPGLELVLEFINTSKVQVVNETLEDLIETASFLQVTSILKLLSSEIRPENCVELYSLSEVYGIHDLRTACLKYMSCHYHPMLRRPEFGSLPPAVRDQLREMRMKGTATLVVIGDFTCLSLDVPDQDEPWSMLRYGEMEQRWKPLVNNLPPDMINVRGYGSAVLDNYLFIAGGYRMTSQEISAVHCYNPCRNEWNQVAPLNQKRSNFKLLAVQGKLYAVGGQCLGTVECYGPEQDWWTCVSSMPDPLAEFSACECQGMIYVMGGYTARDRNTNVLRYCPTSDSWSVFQTCPVHIRKQQMLSVEDTIYLVGGYTHQLEAGRRQRRPSQTEDVLSVQSYNVSTGEWIQLKENTSKSGLNLTCTLHNDGVYIMSRDIGLPTSLDHRVFLKYNIFSDAWEAIRRFPALGQNMLLCSLYLPNTL comes from the exons ATGTCAGCGGACCAGGTTATAGCCATCGTGGTGGACGACAAGATCTACGAGGTGAATAAAAAGAAGCTGATCGAGAAAAGCGACTACTTCCGAGCGCTCTACAGCTCCGGGATGAGGGAGTCCACAGAGGACTCGGTCCAGCTGCAAGGGCTCAGCGTCCCGGGCCTGGAGCTGGTCCTGGAGTTTATAAACACCTCCAAAGTTCAGGTGGTCAACGAGACCCTGGAGGATCTGATCGAGACTGCCTCCTTCCTGCAGGTCACCTCCATCCTGAAGCTGCTGAGCTCGGAGATCCGGCCGGAAAACTGTGTGGAGCTGTACAGCCTGTCTGAAGTGTACGGAATCCACGATCTGAGGACCGCCTGCCTCAAGTACATGAGCTGCCACTACCACCCCATGCTGCGGCGGCCGGAGTTCGGCAGCCTGCCCCCGGCTGTGAGGGACCAGCTCCGGGAGATGCGCATGAAGGGCACCGCCACGCTGGTGGTCATCGGAGACTTCACCTGTCTGTCCTTGGATGTGCCGGATCAGGACGAGCCCTGGTCCATGCTCAGGTACGGGGAGATGGAGCAGCGCTGGAAGCCGCTGGTCAACAACCTGCCGCCAGACATGATCAACGTCAGAGGCTACGGCTCCGCAGTCCTGGATAACTACCTGTTCATTGCGGGAGGCTACCGGATGACGAGCCAGGAGATTTCTGCGGTGCATTGCTACAACCCCTGCAGGAACGAGTGGAACCAGGTGGCTCCTCTCAACCAGAAGAG GTCCAACTTCAAGCTGCTGGCTGTCCAGGGGAAGCTGTACGCTGTGGGAGGTCAGTGTCTGGGTACAGTGGAATGTTACGGCCCAGAGCAGGACTGGTGGACCTGTGTGTCCTCCATGCCTGATCCTCTGGCTGAGTTCTCAGCCTGTGAGTGTCAGGGAATGATCTACGTTATGGGTGGATACACCGCAAGAG acagaaacacCAATGTGCTTCGCTACTGCCCCACCTCCGACTCCTGGTCGGTGTTCCAGACGTGTCCGGTTCACATCCGTAAGCAGCAGATGCTCTCGGTGGAGGACACCATCTACCTGGTGGGCGGCTACACCCACCAACTGGAGGCGGGGCGGCGGCAGCGGCGGCCCAGCCAGACGGAGGACGTCCTGTCGGTTCAGTCATACAACGTGTCGACAGGGGAGTGGATCCAGCTGAAGGAGAACACGTCCAAGTCGGGTTTGAACCTCACCTGCACGCTGCACAATGATGGCGTCTACATCATGAGCCGCGACATTGGGCTGCCCACCAGCCTGGACCACCGCGTCTTCCTCAAATACAACATATTCTCTGACGCCTGGGAGGCCATCAGGCGCTTCCCGGCTCTGGGTCAGAACATGCTGCTGTGTTCGCTTTACCTCCCCAACACGCTATGA
- the klhl42 gene encoding kelch-like protein 42 isoform X3 yields MSADQVIAIVVDDKIYEVTSILKLLSSEIRPENCVELYSLSEVYGIHDLRTACLKYMSCHYHPMLRRPEFGSLPPAVRDQLREMRMKGTATLVVIGDFTCLSLDVPDQDEPWSMLRYGEMEQRWKPLVNNLPPDMINVRGYGSAVLDNYLFIAGGYRMTSQEISAVHCYNPCRNEWNQVAPLNQKRSNFKLLAVQGKLYAVGGQCLGTVECYGPEQDWWTCVSSMPDPLAEFSACECQGMIYVMGGYTARDRNTNVLRYCPTSDSWSVFQTCPVHIRKQQMLSVEDTIYLVGGYTHQLEAGRRQRRPSQTEDVLSVQSYNVSTGEWIQLKENTSKSGLNLTCTLHNDGVYIMSRDIGLPTSLDHRVFLKYNIFSDAWEAIRRFPALGQNMLLCSLYLPNTL; encoded by the exons ATGTCAGCGGACCAGGTTATAGCCATCGTGGTGGACGACAAGATCTACGAG GTCACCTCCATCCTGAAGCTGCTGAGCTCGGAGATCCGGCCGGAAAACTGTGTGGAGCTGTACAGCCTGTCTGAAGTGTACGGAATCCACGATCTGAGGACCGCCTGCCTCAAGTACATGAGCTGCCACTACCACCCCATGCTGCGGCGGCCGGAGTTCGGCAGCCTGCCCCCGGCTGTGAGGGACCAGCTCCGGGAGATGCGCATGAAGGGCACCGCCACGCTGGTGGTCATCGGAGACTTCACCTGTCTGTCCTTGGATGTGCCGGATCAGGACGAGCCCTGGTCCATGCTCAGGTACGGGGAGATGGAGCAGCGCTGGAAGCCGCTGGTCAACAACCTGCCGCCAGACATGATCAACGTCAGAGGCTACGGCTCCGCAGTCCTGGATAACTACCTGTTCATTGCGGGAGGCTACCGGATGACGAGCCAGGAGATTTCTGCGGTGCATTGCTACAACCCCTGCAGGAACGAGTGGAACCAGGTGGCTCCTCTCAACCAGAAGAG GTCCAACTTCAAGCTGCTGGCTGTCCAGGGGAAGCTGTACGCTGTGGGAGGTCAGTGTCTGGGTACAGTGGAATGTTACGGCCCAGAGCAGGACTGGTGGACCTGTGTGTCCTCCATGCCTGATCCTCTGGCTGAGTTCTCAGCCTGTGAGTGTCAGGGAATGATCTACGTTATGGGTGGATACACCGCAAGAG acagaaacacCAATGTGCTTCGCTACTGCCCCACCTCCGACTCCTGGTCGGTGTTCCAGACGTGTCCGGTTCACATCCGTAAGCAGCAGATGCTCTCGGTGGAGGACACCATCTACCTGGTGGGCGGCTACACCCACCAACTGGAGGCGGGGCGGCGGCAGCGGCGGCCCAGCCAGACGGAGGACGTCCTGTCGGTTCAGTCATACAACGTGTCGACAGGGGAGTGGATCCAGCTGAAGGAGAACACGTCCAAGTCGGGTTTGAACCTCACCTGCACGCTGCACAATGATGGCGTCTACATCATGAGCCGCGACATTGGGCTGCCCACCAGCCTGGACCACCGCGTCTTCCTCAAATACAACATATTCTCTGACGCCTGGGAGGCCATCAGGCGCTTCCCGGCTCTGGGTCAGAACATGCTGCTGTGTTCGCTTTACCTCCCCAACACGCTATGA